In Mytilus trossulus isolate FHL-02 chromosome 6, PNRI_Mtr1.1.1.hap1, whole genome shotgun sequence, a single window of DNA contains:
- the LOC134722462 gene encoding putative nuclease HARBI1, translating to MEQDLLLLHTSLQGQQALLDAQVALFCVRIKRKQRRPRTWWVRPWLTQERRLMFGHYDRLMQELRMEDQQSFFNFLRMPPEMFDEILNRVGPRIQRRDTRLRKALEPGLKLAVTIRHLSSGDKYPTLQYDFRVARNTISMFVPEVCQAIVDEYKVEAISCPTTQRECRDIAEEFQRKWNVPHACGALDGKYIAIRCPSNTGSLFHNYKGFFSVVLLALVDADYKFLWIDIGGCGSMSDAQIYNNSKLKECLEEETIGFPDPDPMPNDDKNVPYFILGDDAFGLRTYLMKPYSQRGLTDEQLITNYRISRGRRVVENAFGILAQRWQLLLTTMMQQPNVVRNIVECCVCLHNVMRLRYPTQQNAQLDMENDQHDLIPGLWRATANMYDVNMVIGPNRDTVAVKKQREYLRLYFNSQAGSVPWQNRMISA from the coding sequence ATGGAACAAGATTTACTTCTACTTCATACATCATTACAAGGACAACAAGCTCTTCTTGATGCTCAAGTTGCGCTTTTCTGCGTCaggataaaaagaaaacaaaggaGACCCAGAACATGGTGGGTGCGTCCCTGGCTTACTCAGGAAAGAAGGCTTATGTTTGGCCACTATGATAGACTGATGCAGGAGTTGAGAATGGAGGATCAACAGTCGTTTTTCAACTTTCTGAGAATGCCGCCCGAGATGTTCGACGAAATATTGAATAGAGTAGGTCCCAGAATTCAAAGGAGAGATACCCGGCTTAGAAAAGCATTGGAACCAGGCCTGAAGCTCGCTGTCACTATACGACACTTATCTTCTGGGGATAAATATCCAACTCTACAATACGACTTTAGAGTTGCCCGAAATACAATTTCTATGTTTGTTCCCGAAGTCTGCCAAGCCATTGTAGACGAATATAAAGTCGAAGCAATTTCTTGTCCCACCACACAGCGCGAATGTCGTGATATTGCTGAAGAGTTCCAGCGAAAATGGAATGTTCCACATGCCTGTGGTGCTCTCGATGGCAAATATATAGCCATTAGATGTCCTTCAAATACAGGATCACTCTTTCATAATTACAAGGGATTTTTCTCAGTGGTTCTCCTTGCATTAGTTGACGCGGATTACAAGTTTTTGTGGATTGACATTGGTGGTTGTGGATCAATGTCTGATGCTCAGATCTACAACAATTCTAAACTTAAAGAGTGCTTGGAAGAAGAAACGATTGGCTTTCCAGACCCGGATCCAATGCCGAACGATGACAAAAATGTGCCATATTTCATTCTTGGAGATGACGCTTTTGGTTTGAGAACATATCTGATGAAGCCTTATTCTCAACGAGGCTTAACAGATGAACAAttgataactaattacagaaTATCGAGAGGAAGACGTGTGGTTGAAAACGCATTTGGTATACTGGCCCAACGATGGCAATTATTACTTACCACCATGATGCAGCAGCCAAATGTAGTACGAAACATTGTCGAGTGTTGCGTGTGTCTGCACAATGTGATGAGACTACGATATCCAACACAACAGAACGCGCAACTTGACATGGAAAATGACCAGCATGACTTGATTCCGGGCTTATGGCGAGCGACCGCAAATATGTATGACGTAAACATGGTAATTGGACCAAACAGAGACACCGTAGCTGTAAAGAAGCAAAGGGAATACCTTCGACTATATTTCAATAGTCAAGCTGGCTCAGTTCCTTGGCAAAACCGCATGATAAGTGCATAG
- the LOC134721029 gene encoding uncharacterized protein LOC134721029 isoform X1 translates to MSQSKTYYKMADTVNPLRYPGDTASTDELVAYYFTSSYTAKEIAGFLLFVHNKFVSVKTVYRMMKRLRLRRYGAESPLINMVQKIIQLHKQGYSNIGYRAMWKILNSCCGINATQETVRIALKAIHYDGVVARSRRRLVRRRYCNLGPNFCIHIDGYDKLKPFGISVHGAIDGFSRKIIWLTASHTNKNPRNVALNFVEFLRQSKRVPRLVRSDAGTENVIIRSIQIALRAVHNDNMSGYRSFSEGRSTGNQRIEMLWSFLCPYFTTFWRNMFKDMIDNGELNNTNPVHLECVRFCFLPVIQQHLDIFKNMWNSHRIRSQRQVDQNYGVPDVMYNQPLLYDAVDYSYDIPCDESIFDDITRLYTKPMLPRGCSEEFCQFIQQITNVNLDDFNVVDTPQEAKTLFCMLTSVLP, encoded by the exons ATGTCTCAATCTAA aacatATTATAAAATGGCTGACACTGTAAATCCTTTGCGTTACCCAGGTGACACTGCTTCAACGGATGAGTTAGTTGCTTATTATTTTACTTCTTCATATACGGCTAAAGAAATAGCTGGATTTTTACTTTTCGTTCATAATAAATTTGTTAGTGTTAAGACAGTCTACAGAATGATGAAAAGACTTCGACTGAGAAGATATGGTGCAGAGAGTCCATTGATTAATATGGTTCAAAAGATAATTCAACTGCACAAACAAGGATACTCTAATATTGGATATAGAGCAATGTGGAAAATACTTAATTCTTGCTGTGGCATCAATGCTACTCAGGAAACGGTGAGAATTGCACTGAAAGCTATACATTATGATGGTGTAGTTGCAAGATCTCGACGTCGACTTGTGCGAAGAAGATATTGTAATCTAGGACCAAATTTTTGTATTCACATAGATGGATATGATAAACTCAAACCCTTTGGAATATCAGTGCATGGAGCAATCGATGGCTTTTCTCGAAAAATCATTTGGCTAACTGCAAGTCATACGAATAAAAACCCACGTAATGTTGCGCTTAATTTTGTAGAATTCCTTAGACAATCCAAGCGTGTTCCACGATTGGTTCGGTCAGATGCTGGTACGGAGAACGTTATTATAAGGTCGATACAAATAGCGTTACGTGCAGTTCACAATGATAACATGTCAGGGTACAGAAGTTTTTCTGAGGGGCGATCAACTGGGAATCAAAGGATTGAGATGCTGTGGAGTTTTCTGTGTCCTTACTTCACCACATTCTggagaaatatgtttaaagacATGATAGATAACGGAGAGCTCAATAACACAAATCCAGTTCATCTAGAGTGTGTACGTTTTTGTTTCCTGCCAGTTATACAACAACAtttagatattttcaaaaatatgtggAATAGTCATAGAATTCGGTCACAACGTCAAGTTGATCAAAACTATGGCGTCCCGGATGTTATGTACAACCAGCCACTACTTTATGACGCTGTCGACTATTCCTATGACATACCATGTGACGAAAGTATCTTTGATGACATTACTAGGCTCTACACCAAACCAATGCTGCCCAGAGGCTGTTCAGAAGAGTTCTGTCAATTCATCCAGCAAATTACAAATGTGAATCTGGATGATTTCAACGTCGTGGACACACCACAGGAAGCAAAAACACTATTTTGTATGCTTACTTCTGTTCTCCCTTGA
- the LOC134721029 gene encoding uncharacterized protein LOC134721029 isoform X2, translating into MADTVNPLRYPGDTASTDELVAYYFTSSYTAKEIAGFLLFVHNKFVSVKTVYRMMKRLRLRRYGAESPLINMVQKIIQLHKQGYSNIGYRAMWKILNSCCGINATQETVRIALKAIHYDGVVARSRRRLVRRRYCNLGPNFCIHIDGYDKLKPFGISVHGAIDGFSRKIIWLTASHTNKNPRNVALNFVEFLRQSKRVPRLVRSDAGTENVIIRSIQIALRAVHNDNMSGYRSFSEGRSTGNQRIEMLWSFLCPYFTTFWRNMFKDMIDNGELNNTNPVHLECVRFCFLPVIQQHLDIFKNMWNSHRIRSQRQVDQNYGVPDVMYNQPLLYDAVDYSYDIPCDESIFDDITRLYTKPMLPRGCSEEFCQFIQQITNVNLDDFNVVDTPQEAKTLFCMLTSVLP; encoded by the coding sequence ATGGCTGACACTGTAAATCCTTTGCGTTACCCAGGTGACACTGCTTCAACGGATGAGTTAGTTGCTTATTATTTTACTTCTTCATATACGGCTAAAGAAATAGCTGGATTTTTACTTTTCGTTCATAATAAATTTGTTAGTGTTAAGACAGTCTACAGAATGATGAAAAGACTTCGACTGAGAAGATATGGTGCAGAGAGTCCATTGATTAATATGGTTCAAAAGATAATTCAACTGCACAAACAAGGATACTCTAATATTGGATATAGAGCAATGTGGAAAATACTTAATTCTTGCTGTGGCATCAATGCTACTCAGGAAACGGTGAGAATTGCACTGAAAGCTATACATTATGATGGTGTAGTTGCAAGATCTCGACGTCGACTTGTGCGAAGAAGATATTGTAATCTAGGACCAAATTTTTGTATTCACATAGATGGATATGATAAACTCAAACCCTTTGGAATATCAGTGCATGGAGCAATCGATGGCTTTTCTCGAAAAATCATTTGGCTAACTGCAAGTCATACGAATAAAAACCCACGTAATGTTGCGCTTAATTTTGTAGAATTCCTTAGACAATCCAAGCGTGTTCCACGATTGGTTCGGTCAGATGCTGGTACGGAGAACGTTATTATAAGGTCGATACAAATAGCGTTACGTGCAGTTCACAATGATAACATGTCAGGGTACAGAAGTTTTTCTGAGGGGCGATCAACTGGGAATCAAAGGATTGAGATGCTGTGGAGTTTTCTGTGTCCTTACTTCACCACATTCTggagaaatatgtttaaagacATGATAGATAACGGAGAGCTCAATAACACAAATCCAGTTCATCTAGAGTGTGTACGTTTTTGTTTCCTGCCAGTTATACAACAACAtttagatattttcaaaaatatgtggAATAGTCATAGAATTCGGTCACAACGTCAAGTTGATCAAAACTATGGCGTCCCGGATGTTATGTACAACCAGCCACTACTTTATGACGCTGTCGACTATTCCTATGACATACCATGTGACGAAAGTATCTTTGATGACATTACTAGGCTCTACACCAAACCAATGCTGCCCAGAGGCTGTTCAGAAGAGTTCTGTCAATTCATCCAGCAAATTACAAATGTGAATCTGGATGATTTCAACGTCGTGGACACACCACAGGAAGCAAAAACACTATTTTGTATGCTTACTTCTGTTCTCCCTTGA
- the LOC134721029 gene encoding uncharacterized protein LOC134721029 isoform X3 produces MEVSLEIPCNYSSLLDLPEELVIMVLSYIPVSELLYTVCKICRGLKDVVRKMQSLWTIVEFDDSYTIDIAMMEMIVKNNQLVCLNLKHIIKWLTL; encoded by the exons ATGGAG GTCAGCTTAGAGATCCCTTGCAATTACT CTAGTCTATTAGACCTTCCTGAAGAATTAGTGATAATGGTACTTAGTTATATTCCTGTGTCGGAGTTACTTTATACAGTCTGTAAAATATGCAGAGGTCTAAAGGATGTTGTGCGAAAAATGCAAAGCTTGTGGACTATTGTAGAATTTGACGATTCCTATACTATAGACATTGCAATGATGGAAATGATCGTGAAAAATAATCAGCTTGTATGTCTCAATCTAA aacatATTATAAAATGGCTGACACTGTAA
- the LOC134721029 gene encoding uncharacterized protein LOC134721029 isoform X4 has product MEVSLEIPCNYSSLLDLPEELVIMVLSYIPVSELLYTVCKICRGLKDVVRKMQSLWTIVEFDDSYTIDIAMMEMIVKNNQLNIL; this is encoded by the exons ATGGAG GTCAGCTTAGAGATCCCTTGCAATTACT CTAGTCTATTAGACCTTCCTGAAGAATTAGTGATAATGGTACTTAGTTATATTCCTGTGTCGGAGTTACTTTATACAGTCTGTAAAATATGCAGAGGTCTAAAGGATGTTGTGCGAAAAATGCAAAGCTTGTGGACTATTGTAGAATTTGACGATTCCTATACTATAGACATTGCAATGATGGAAATGATCGTGAAAAATAATCAGCTT aacatATTATAA